The window CCGGCACTGGCGGCGAGGGGAGAGACTTGCCGTTTGCGTTGCCATTGGCGTTATAAGGGGGGCTTTGGCCGTACCCTCCTCCGCCCTGGTAACCATAGCCATTGGTATCGGCATATACACGCTCGTCCATGCGGTATTGCTGCATagcctgctgctgcaactGGTCCAGGGAACTGTTCATCGAGCTCGGGTCTGTCGACTGGCCGTAGGAATCTGTGTAGCCGGAGCCAGACACCGCGGCAACGTTGTCGTAGGAGCGCTGGTAGCCTTGCTGGGGGTAGCCGGACTGTCCGTTGTTTGCATGTGAGGCCTGCTCGGAGGACATGCGCGAGTACTGGCGCGGCCGTGAGCGCCCGTTCTGGTTGTTCTGGTATGGGTAGTAGTtgctgtctgctgctggccctCCTCCATTCTGGTAGCCGTCGATAAGGCTGTCCGGGCGCGACTGTGTGCCccgaccgccgccgccgtagTAGCTCTGGTCGGTGTATCCTCTGTTCATCTGGCTcagtggagctggagatgggAGTTAGCCACAGAGCGAGTAGATGGCTGGGGAGTTGGCTTACCACTGTTGTAATTATTACCGCCATAATAACTCGTCCGCCGGCTATAGTCTCCTACTTGCGATGCGTCGTCTAGGACCGCAAAATCAGCGATTCGAAGCTCCAGGGGGCAAAAACGCAGCAATTCAACATACCGGTGCGCGCAAATGACATGCGATTACTATTGTAGGTCCCATAGATGGCGGCCTCAAACGAGCGGATTGTATCCAACGGGCGCTCGAGGCGCGGCCGCGTGGGATTCGACAGGTCGGGGTCCGCTAGAACACTTCTGCGTCAGCGCCAAAACACCGCAATCGAAATGCGACCCAAAACCCACTGATTGGATTCCCGTATTGATCCTTGTGCTGTATTTCTCGCAAGGAACCCAGATTGGACTTCTCCAGGGCGACGTTCACTATGCTCAGGAGTCAGTCAGTTCGCCAGGAATGCGACCGCGCGGGATCACCACCACGTGGGAGGACGGAGCGCGGTGACGTACTGGGCTGTGCTTCGTTCATGGCGACCAGGGGATCGGCCTTGGTGTGTAGCAGGCGGCGTTCCTTCTCAGACGGTGACTCGGAGGGTTGACTGTGGTGGCCGGAGGTGTTGGACCGGTGTGATTTGGAGTCTGATTTGAGACTGAAACCGCGATTCcggcgggagggagaggctggttgttgttgggggGCCGCCATTTTTAGTTTAGCGGAGGTCCACCGTCTTCCTCTAGTGTCCGATGAAACGGGTGTGATCTGCCCCCCAGCTTTGACGGCCGATGTGGAGCCTAGCGATTGGGGGTGCCAAGAGATGGATTGTCGATGTTGATAGTCTTGATCGAGAGACTGCGCTGGAGAAACACGGCGTCAATAGGGTCTGGTGGAAGTGAGACACCGCGGAGAGGGGTCGAGTGTCCGAGAGAGACTGATGCTGGGTATCTGGGAGAAACTGCGCCTATGGAGAGGATTTTGATCGTGGATGATGGACTTGGTGACAAAAAGGAACCAAGAGTGGGCAAGGACTGGGTTTTAtcggagagagaaaaggacagaaaaaGTCCGAGAGGGTACGAGGCCATACTCGTCAGTCCCTGGTCGCCTTCCATGGTCCATCCACCCCATTGGTTCCTCGTCCCGGATGCCCAAAATAGACAGCCAGGCAGAGACTTATTCTGAAACATATCCCTAGTCTATTTCGATGCTCGTTCTGCTACTCTATCTCCTCCTCGCGAACCGTTTCGCTCTCCTTCTCGAGGTCTGCGCGAACCAGATTATGGGAGGTGTGCGCCCTCGGGCGATCCGGAGTCTTCCAATTGGTTCATCGTGACAAACACGGGTCTGTCTGGGCCAGGCACGGTACGACAGGTACTATTGTCGTCGGTTCTGGCAATCATGATCATGCATGTACATACTACAGCGCTCGAGGGACACATATATATCTGGGATGATGAATGCTAGACGCCGATGCGAGATGAGGTTATTTGATTAAAGCCACGCGCGAAAACCCTAAGCTTTTCGTGCAGACCCGAGATGCAAACCCCACGCCTTGTGTTCATATACAAACCACTATCCTCATGATCGCCGAACAGTGGGTCTCTGTAGCACAGGACTTGAATTGCACTTATCACTTGTCTCCACGGACTCCCGAAGAGGCATAGGAACAGAACAACCATGGAGCT of the Penicillium psychrofluorescens genome assembly, chromosome: 1 genome contains:
- a CDS encoding uncharacterized protein (ID:PFLUO_000390-T1.cds;~source:funannotate); translated protein: MAAPQQQPASPSRRNRGFSLKSDSKSHRSNTSGHHSQPSESPSEKERRLLHTKADPLVAMNEAQPMNVALEKSNLGSLREIQHKDQYGNPITDPDLSNPTRPRLERPLDTIRSFEAAIYGTYNSNRMSFARTDDASQVGDYSRRTSYYGGNNYNSAPLSQMNRGYTDQSYYGGGGRGTQSRPDSLIDGYQNGGGPAADSNYYPYQNNQNGRSRPRQYSRMSSEQASHANNGQSGYPQQGYQRSYDNVAAVSGSGYTDSYGQSTDPSSMNSSLDQLQQQAMQQYRMDERVYADTNGYGYQGGGGYGQSPPYNANGNANGKSLPSPPVPAHDPSYWGGPVGGSSAPSAAPQKNYLRKNTSTNQPTSPNDKRKSWFKRRFSRD